In one Nicotiana sylvestris chromosome 8, ASM39365v2, whole genome shotgun sequence genomic region, the following are encoded:
- the LOC104240469 gene encoding homeobox-leucine zipper protein MERISTEM L1-like: MFQQNMFDSHNFLLDLSHKTSENEMDLIRDDEFESKSGADTTELAPSGDDQDPNKRPKKKQYHRHTQHQIQELEAFFKECPHPDDKQRKELGKRLGLEPLQIKFWFQNKRTQMKAHHERHENTQLRNENEKLRAENIRYKEALTTATCPNCGGPAAVGEMSFDEQHLRIENARLREEIDRISGIAAKYVGKPMLNYPQLPSPIPPTRSLDLGVANFGHQLGEMYNGGALLRSISGSTDADKPMIIELAVAAMEELIRLAETREPLWIQSSENSAEILSEEEYARTFPRGVGPKSLGLKSEASRESAVVIMNHINLVEILMDVNQWTSFFAGLVSKATTLEVLSTGVAGNYNGALQVMTAEFQVPSPLVPTRENYFVRYCKQHADGTWAVVDVSLDNLRPTSVMSRCRRRPSGCLIQELPNGYSKVTWIEHVEVDDRAVNSIYRPLVNSGMAFGAKRWVATLDRQCERLASVMANNIPTGDVITSPEGRKSTLKLAERMVMSFCAGVGASTAHTWTTLSGSGADDVRVMTRKSIDDPGRPPGIVLSAATSFWLPVPTKRVFDFLRNENSRNEWDILSNGGLAQEMAHIANGRNSGNSVSLLRVNSGNSSQNNMLILQESCTDSTGSYVIYAPVDIAAMNVVLSGGDPDYVALLPSGFAILPDGSTTTNGVGINPETNAAGGSLLTVAFQILVDSVPTAKLSLGSVATVNSLIKCTVERIKASIVCESA, encoded by the exons ATGTTTCAGCAAAACATGTTCGATAGCCACAATTTTTTGCTAGATTTGAGCCATAAAACATCAGAAAACGAGATGGACTTGATTCGAGATGATGAATTCGAGAGCAAATCAGGCGCTGATACCACGGAGTTAGCCCCTTCAGGAGACGATCAAGATCCTAATAAACGTCCCAAGAAAAAACAATACCATCGGCATACACAACATCAAATTCAAGAATTGGAAGC TTTTTTCAAAGAATGCCCTCATCCAGATGATAAACAAAGGAAAGAGTTGGGGAAAAGATTAGGGTTAGAGCCTTTGCAAATTAAGTTTTGGTTCCAAAACAAGCGTACTCAAATGAAG GCTCATCACGAACGCCATGAGAACACACAATTGAGGAATGAGAATGAAAAACTTCGTGCCGAAAATATACGGTATAAAGAAGCACTTACCACTGCTACATGTCCAAATTGTGGAGGGCCGGCTGCCGTAGGCGAGATGTCATTTgatgagcagcacttgaggattGAAAATGCTCGTCTAAGAGAAGAG ATTGACAGGATATCTGGGATTGCAGCAAAATATGTTGGGAAACCAATGCTTAATTAtcctcaacttccttctcctatACCACCAACTCGTTCACTTGATCTTGGAGTGGCAAATTTTGGTCATCAATTAGGAGAAATGTACAATGGTGGTGCCCTTCTTAGATCAATTTCTGGCTCAACAGATGCCGATAAACCAATGATAATTGAGCTCGCTGTTGCAGCAATGGAGGAATTAATTAGATTGGCTGAAACTAGAGAGCCCTTGTGGATTCAAAGTTCAGAAAATTCCGCTGAGATTTTAAGTGAGGAGGAATATGCTCGGACATTTCCTCGAGGGGTTGGTCCAAAGTCATTGGGATTAAAATCTGAAGCGTCACGAGAATCGGCCGTTGTCATTATGAATCACATTAATTTAGTGGAAATTTTGATGGATGTG AACCAATGGACAAGTTTTTTCGCTGGGCTAGTATCAAAAGCAACGACTTTGGAAGTCTTATCGACTGGCGTCGCAGGAAATTACAATGGAGCCTTGCAAGTG ATGACAGCTGAGTTCCAAGTCCCCTCACCACTTGTTCCAACTCGTGAAAACTATTTCGTAAGATATTGCAAACAACATGCTGATGGAACTTGGGCAGTAGTTGATGTTTCCTTAGACAATTTGCGCCCTACTTCAGTAATGTCACGTTGTAGAAGAAGGCCATCTGGTTGTCTAATTCAAGAATTACCAAATGGTTACTCCAAG GTAACGTGGATCGAACATGTTGAGGTGGACGATAGAGCTGTCAACAGTATTTATAGACCTCTTGTGAATTCAGGCATGGCATTTGGTGCTAAAAGATGGGTAGCAACATTAGATAGACAATGTGAACGACTTGCTAGTGTAATGGCCAATAACATCCCAACTGGAGATG TCATTACAAGTCCAGAAGGTAGAAAAAGTACGTTAAAACTTGCTGAGAGAATGGTGATGAGTTTTTGTGCGGGCGTTGGTGCATCAACGGCTCACACATGGACAACATTATCTGGAAGTGGTGCTGATGATGTGAGAGTGATGACTAGGAAGAGTATAGATGATCCAGGAAGACCTCCTGGTATTGTACTGAGTGCAGCAACTTCATTTTGGCTGCCAGTTCCTACAAAGAGAGTATTTGACTTTCTTCGCAATGAGAATTCAAGAAATGAG TGGGATATTCTTTCAAATGGTGGCCTAGCTCAAGAAATGGCACACATTGCAAATGGTCGTAATTCTGGCAACAGTGTCTCTCTATTGCGCGTTAAT AGTGGAAACTCAAGCCAGAATAATATGTTGATACTCCAAGAGAGTTGCACTGATTCAACCGGCTCGTATGTTATTTACGCGCCGGTTGATATAGCAGCAATGAATGTGGTGTTAAGTGGTGGTGATCCTGACTATGTGGCTCTTTTGCCTTCTGGTTTTGCAATACTCCCTGATGGTTCTACTACAACTAATGGAGTTGGAATTAATCCTGAGACTAATGCTGCGGGTGGTTCGTTACTCACTGTTGCATTTCAGAtattagttgattcagtcccaacaGCGAAACTATCGCTTGGATCAGTTGCAACTGTTAATAGTCTCATCAAATGCACTGTTGAAAGGATCAAAGCTTCCATAGTATGCGAAAGCGCATAA
- the LOC138874764 gene encoding uncharacterized protein produces the protein MKDEVERKMKEEERIFRCEENRRRKCFGVSLTEAFKPIQTPSEHGRTDVDSRPDSIKEPEENENIKTTIEELEAVELFAPWPERKVYIGANLSHEMKGIPPEVMTHKLNEDPAYPPVKQKKRNQGSFKNQVIQDELLAKPKDGEKLLIYLVVSEVAVSAVLVREDQGTWTLFTDGSSNVKGAGLGIVLVPPTGETIRQAIKCNPITNIEAEYEAVIVGLELTKLGIEQAIPNLESRADTKRENVEADTLANLASAAEVTNDENASVFHLFHSVLDQDKNEVNFNNLTWDWRNEIVTFLQYGILPEDKKKAQALRNKAARYCLKQGNLYRKMFSGPLTRCQGPSQTEYVMREIHEGHCGNHAGGGSLVKTMIRAGYYWPKMEEDAENFVTKCDKCQRYVNNMHRPVELLHPVIAPWPFMKWGMDIVGPLPQAKGKELLNRYEKKRSEISFGETSYVDSVYQRITLTPYHPVGNGQGESTNKVIINNLKKRLEESKGNWPEVLPGVLWAYRTTAKTSTGETLFSLVYGAGALIPVEIGEPSTRYTQETEESNEEEMRLNLDLLEERREAALIRMAAQKQVMERYYNRKACLRYFKIGDFVLKKVFQSMTAAN, from the exons atgaaagatgaagtaGAGAGGAAGATGAAAGAAGAGGAACGAATCTTCAGATGTGAAGAAAATAGGAGAAGAAAATGTTTTGGGGTTTCTTTGACTGAGG CTTTTAAGCCCATCCAAACACCCTCTGAACACGGGCGAACAGATGTAGACTCGAGGCCCGACTCCATCAAAGAACCAGAGgaaaatgaaaacatcaaaacgacaattgagGAATTGGAAGCTGTAGAATTATTCGCACCTtggcctgaaaggaaagtctacatTGGGGCCAACCTAAGCCATGAAATGAAAG gaatacctCCGGAAGTGATGACTCACAAGTTAAATGAAGATCCAGCATAtccacctgtcaaacaaaagaaaagaaatcaaggatctttcaaaaatcaggtgattcaagatgag TTGCTTGCGAAACCAAAAGATGGGGAGAAACTACTCATCTACCTTGTTGTTTCAGAAGTAGCTGTGAGTGCTGTTTTAGTtcgtgaagaccaag gaacttggactttatttacTGATGGTTCATCGAATGTGAAAGGGGCAGGTCTAGgtattgttttggtaccacctacgggagAAACCATACGGCAAGCCATAAAATGTAACCCTATTACTAACAttgaggcagagtatgaagctgtaATTGTAGGTTTAGAACTGACAAAGCTTGGCATAGAACAG GCAATTCCAAACCTGGAAAGCCGTGCAGATACTAAGAGAGAAAATGTTGAGGCAGACAccctagctaatcttgcatctgctGCAGAAGTGACAAATGATGAAAATGCTTCTGTAtttcatttatttcattcagtacttgatcaagacaaaaacgaggtaaatttcaataatttaacttgggattggaggaatgagattgtcacttttttgcagtatggaattttacctgaagataagaaaaaggctcaagCACTCCGCAATAAAGCTGCTCGGTActgtttaaagcaaggcaatctttatcgtAAAATGTTCAGTGGTCCCCTAACAAGATGCCAAGGACCTTCTCAAACAGAGTATGTGATGAGAGAAATACATgagggacattgtggaaatcacgcggGAGGAGGATCTTTAGTAAAAACCATGATTAGAGCCGGTTATtattggccaaaaatggaagaagatgcggaaaattTTGTGACtaaatgtgacaagtgccaaagatacGTTAACAACATGCATAGACCTGTTgaattattacatccggtcattgcaccgtggccttttatgaagtgggggatggatatcgtgggtccactaccacaagccaaaGGCAAG GAgcttttaaacaggtacgagaaaaaaaggtcagagatttcatttggcgaaacatcatatgtcgattcggtgtaTCAAAG gattactttAACGCCTtaccatccggtgggtaatggacaaggtGAATCAAcgaataaagtcattatcaacaacttgaagaaaaggttgGAGGAATCTAAAGGCAATTGGCCAGAGGTATTACCTGGAGTCTTGTGGGCTTATCGAACAACCGCAAAAACAAGTACGGGGGAAACACTGTTCTCCCTTGTATACGGAGCTGGAGCCTTAATTCCAGtcgagataggggaaccaagcaCGAGATATACACAAGAAACTGAGGAGTCAAATGAAGAAGAAATGCGATTAaacctagatttacttgaagagAGGAGGGAAGCTGCGTTAATAAGGATGGCAGCGCAAAAACAAGTCATGGAACGATACTATAACCGGAAAGCTTGTctcagatacttcaagattggggacttcgtactCAAAAAAGTTTTCCAATCAATGACAGCAGCTAATTGA